One Armatimonadota bacterium DNA window includes the following coding sequences:
- a CDS encoding glutamate synthase gives MNDFAKRILESRRWMMDGWKCQQPPHTEEEGGCGVTGFACSIPVSGRHIYEPSVQMHNRGNGKGGGIAAVGLDAERLGVSKEILRDDYILQIALLDPACRNAVEAEFINPMFNVDHAQMIPRIEDFHDIPGMEVQPPDVMQYFVRAKPDAIKKFADERGLAGLPARDIEDEFVNQNSFELNSKYYASLGDKQAFVLSQGRNMLILKIVGYAEQIVTYYKLEDFKAHVWIAHQRYPTRGRVWHPGGAHPFCGLNEALVHNGDFANYYSVTEYLAQRNIRPLFLTDTEVSILVFDLWNRVYKYPLEYIIEGLAPTMERDFDMLPEAKKDPYHRIQTSHIHGSPDGPWFFIIARNDAANDAFQLLGITDTAMLRPQVFAIQDGEVQIGLVCSEKQAIDATLASLAKEDSRFCTVADEYWNARGGSYTDGGSFIFNVSPDGNGGYKLSCVDKFGRQKTVKAGERPDCRLQIADCRLGHATAEILADETGFALFEAGKSAALTAEMKGLVSLCSELAAGPMTDSERTAAINGLTLLIDRRYPTGTTKRSTILQLLNGCLRAVFESMPSIAGEPSSVYARIDWETRDALRAPTGPEEVLVVNAHDFPPEGDDCDSRLVVRAEELGWKRFICHGYVGQRFLGCGFGPATHDVTIDAYGSTGDYLGSGLDGMTVIVHGNAQDQVGQIIKEGRLVIHGDVGQTFMYGAKGGKVFVKGNAAGRPLINGVGRPKAVINGTCLDFLAESFMAGDPLTGGGFVILNGIKFDDDGNVTDLETPYSGSNLFSLASGGAIYVRDPHRLCDDEQLNGGEYRELSDADWKLILPYLEDNEQLFGIPVSRLLTVDGELREPAKVYRKVAPASKVGVVGHVDDDSNAGKGSDE, from the coding sequence ATGAACGATTTCGCGAAGAGAATCTTAGAGAGCCGACGCTGGATGATGGACGGATGGAAATGCCAGCAGCCTCCTCACACCGAGGAGGAAGGCGGCTGCGGGGTCACCGGGTTCGCGTGCAGCATCCCGGTAAGCGGCAGGCACATCTACGAGCCGTCTGTCCAGATGCACAACCGCGGCAACGGTAAGGGCGGAGGCATCGCGGCCGTCGGGCTCGATGCCGAGCGGCTTGGGGTCTCGAAAGAGATTCTGCGGGATGACTACATCCTGCAGATCGCACTTCTCGATCCTGCCTGCCGTAACGCCGTCGAAGCCGAGTTCATCAACCCGATGTTCAACGTCGACCACGCGCAGATGATCCCGCGAATCGAGGATTTCCACGATATCCCGGGCATGGAGGTCCAGCCGCCGGACGTCATGCAGTACTTCGTGCGCGCGAAGCCCGATGCCATCAAGAAGTTTGCCGACGAGCGCGGCCTGGCCGGACTGCCGGCACGAGACATCGAGGATGAGTTCGTCAACCAGAACTCGTTCGAGCTCAACTCGAAGTACTACGCATCGCTCGGTGACAAGCAGGCTTTCGTCCTCTCGCAGGGACGGAACATGCTGATCCTCAAGATCGTCGGCTATGCCGAGCAGATCGTCACATACTACAAGCTCGAGGATTTCAAGGCGCACGTCTGGATCGCCCACCAGCGATACCCGACTCGCGGTCGAGTCTGGCATCCCGGCGGCGCTCACCCGTTCTGCGGGCTGAACGAGGCGCTGGTCCACAACGGCGACTTCGCGAACTACTATTCGGTAACCGAGTACTTGGCTCAGAGGAACATCAGGCCGCTCTTCCTGACGGACACCGAGGTCTCGATCCTCGTGTTTGACCTCTGGAACCGTGTGTACAAGTACCCGCTGGAGTACATCATCGAGGGCCTTGCGCCTACGATGGAGCGCGACTTCGATATGCTGCCCGAAGCGAAGAAGGACCCGTACCACCGCATCCAGACGAGCCACATCCACGGCTCGCCGGACGGTCCGTGGTTCTTCATCATTGCACGCAACGACGCGGCGAACGATGCGTTCCAACTCCTAGGCATCACGGACACGGCGATGCTTCGGCCTCAGGTGTTCGCGATCCAGGACGGCGAGGTGCAGATCGGCCTTGTCTGCAGCGAAAAGCAAGCCATCGACGCCACACTCGCGAGCCTGGCGAAGGAAGACAGTCGGTTCTGCACGGTCGCCGATGAGTACTGGAACGCCCGCGGAGGAAGCTACACCGACGGCGGATCGTTCATCTTCAACGTGAGTCCGGACGGCAACGGCGGCTACAAGCTCTCCTGCGTGGATAAGTTTGGAAGGCAGAAGACAGTCAAGGCGGGCGAGAGGCCGGACTGCAGACTGCAGATCGCGGATTGCAGACTGGGACACGCGACCGCCGAGATTCTTGCTGATGAGACCGGATTCGCGCTTTTCGAGGCCGGGAAGTCGGCGGCTCTGACGGCGGAGATGAAGGGATTGGTGAGCCTGTGCTCCGAGTTGGCCGCCGGTCCGATGACTGACTCCGAGCGCACGGCCGCGATCAACGGACTGACTCTCTTGATCGACCGCCGGTATCCGACCGGAACGACCAAGCGAAGCACGATCCTCCAGCTGCTGAACGGATGCCTGAGAGCGGTCTTCGAGTCCATGCCGTCTATCGCCGGAGAACCCTCTTCAGTATATGCGCGCATCGACTGGGAGACCAGGGATGCGCTCCGCGCCCCCACTGGCCCGGAGGAAGTGCTCGTCGTGAACGCGCACGACTTCCCGCCCGAGGGCGACGACTGCGACTCCCGGCTGGTGGTCAGAGCTGAGGAACTGGGATGGAAGCGGTTCATCTGCCACGGCTACGTGGGGCAGAGGTTCCTCGGCTGCGGGTTCGGCCCGGCGACGCACGATGTCACCATAGACGCCTACGGGAGCACCGGCGACTACCTAGGCTCGGGCCTCGACGGCATGACGGTCATCGTTCATGGGAACGCCCAAGACCAGGTCGGCCAGATCATCAAGGAAGGCCGCCTCGTGATCCACGGCGACGTCGGCCAGACGTTCATGTACGGCGCGAAGGGCGGCAAGGTCTTCGTCAAGGGCAACGCCGCCGGACGACCGTTGATCAACGGCGTGGGACGGCCGAAAGCGGTCATCAACGGCACATGCCTCGACTTCCTGGCGGAATCATTCATGGCGGGCGATCCGCTCACGGGCGGGGGGTTCGTCATACTGAACGGCATCAAGTTCGATGATGACGGCAACGTCACCGACCTGGAGACGCCGTACTCCGGCTCGAACCTGTTCTCGCTGGCCTCGGGTGGAGCGATCTACGTCCGAGACCCGCATCGGCTGTGCGACGACGAACAGCTCAACGGCGGCGAGTACCGCGAGTTGTCAGATGCGGACTGGAAGCTGATCCTGCCGTATCTCGAGGACAACGAGCAACTCTTCGGCATCCCGGTCTCCCGGCTGCTGACGGTTGACGGAGAACTTCGCGAGCCGGCGAAGGTCTACCGAAAGGTCGCTCCGGCGTCGAAGGTCGGGGTCGTCGGCCACGTGGACGATGATTCGAACGCTGGTAAGGGATCAGATGAGTAA
- a CDS encoding 4Fe-4S dicluster domain-containing protein, which yields MSKTITIERIDNGLLREVDPEGRLNLTLCLQCRRCSSGCTMRQETDILPHQLNRMAALGMKKQILESKAIWACISCNTCVSRCPMQVDTPALVDALRSMAESAPGDLERVKIFNETMLGSVKRFGRSYELGLMAVYKLRARDFWSDLAKFPSMLLKGKMKLLPPSTEGRGAVASIFERVRNARRARR from the coding sequence ATGAGTAAGACAATCACCATTGAGAGGATAGACAATGGCCTGCTCAGGGAGGTCGACCCTGAAGGGCGGCTGAACCTGACGCTCTGCCTGCAGTGCCGAAGATGCTCGTCGGGCTGCACGATGCGCCAAGAGACGGATATCCTTCCGCATCAGCTCAACCGGATGGCCGCGCTGGGGATGAAGAAGCAGATCCTCGAGAGCAAGGCGATCTGGGCGTGCATATCGTGCAACACCTGCGTGTCGCGCTGCCCGATGCAGGTTGATACCCCTGCCCTGGTGGATGCTCTGCGCTCGATGGCGGAGTCGGCGCCCGGCGACCTGGAACGCGTGAAGATCTTCAACGAGACGATGCTCGGCTCGGTGAAGCGGTTCGGCCGGTCGTATGAACTCGGGCTCATGGCCGTATACAAGCTCCGGGCGAGAGACTTCTGGAGCGATCTCGCCAAGTTCCCGTCGATGTTGCTGAAGGGCAAGATGAAGCTTCTCCCGCCATCGACCGAGGGACGCGGCGCGGTGGCCTCGATCTTTGAGAGAGTCCGGAACGCAAGGAGGGCACGGCGATGA
- a CDS encoding CoB--CoM heterodisulfide reductase iron-sulfur subunit B family protein, which produces MKYSFFPGCSLESTASDFQASTLAVAKALGVRLEEIPGWTCCGSSPAHATDPLLAASLPARNLAIAEDAGQDVVVCCAACYGRLASANLAIREDESLRAEVAKTIGREYEGKVRVRHLLQVLLEDIGPKEVKDAVTRSLGGMRVACYYGCLLTRPSELSIADHPEDPQLMEILLEAAGAEPIEWPYKTECCGASFSITRTDTVKRLSGEILRMAKESGADCIAVACPLCQTNLDLRQSDIEKATGEQFGLPVFYFTQLLGHAFGLSDDELGIGKLMTDPSRVLAR; this is translated from the coding sequence ATGAAATACTCCTTCTTCCCGGGATGCTCGCTCGAATCGACGGCTTCGGACTTCCAGGCCTCGACACTCGCAGTCGCCAAGGCGCTCGGAGTCAGGCTCGAGGAGATTCCCGGCTGGACGTGCTGTGGATCGTCTCCGGCTCATGCCACGGATCCTCTGCTGGCGGCGTCGCTTCCAGCCCGAAACCTGGCGATCGCCGAGGACGCCGGTCAGGACGTAGTCGTGTGCTGCGCGGCCTGCTACGGACGGCTCGCTTCGGCGAACCTTGCGATAAGAGAGGATGAGTCGCTGCGCGCTGAGGTGGCGAAGACGATCGGGCGCGAGTACGAGGGCAAGGTCAGGGTGCGGCATCTGCTGCAGGTGCTTCTGGAGGACATCGGCCCCAAGGAAGTCAAGGACGCGGTCACGCGCTCCCTCGGCGGGATGAGGGTCGCATGCTACTACGGCTGTCTACTCACCCGCCCGAGCGAACTCAGCATCGCCGACCACCCGGAGGACCCGCAGTTGATGGAAATTCTCCTGGAGGCCGCGGGCGCGGAGCCGATCGAATGGCCGTACAAGACGGAGTGCTGCGGCGCGAGTTTCTCTATCACGCGAACCGACACCGTCAAGCGCCTTAGCGGCGAGATCCTGCGGATGGCCAAGGAGAGCGGAGCGGACTGCATCGCGGTGGCCTGCCCGCTCTGCCAGACGAACCTCGATCTGCGGCAGTCGGATATCGAAAAGGCGACCGGCGAGCAGTTCGGCCTGCCGGTGTTCTACTTCACCCAGCTTCTGGGGCACGCGTTCGGACTCTCCGACGACGAGCTGGGAATCGGGAAGTTGATGACGGACCCGTCGAGAGTGTTGGCGAGGTAG
- a CDS encoding alpha-hydroxy-acid oxidizing protein, translated as MASTIDPGRIHTGKVADLGVEYPPKREVRPAPDRFRNNLSKYRIQRSAACIKCGKCIEVCPRGVHVRREGYVDFLSGLDHLCTAEKCKANGTYCVVICPQKALRIETTPIYKSLGDYRWTADLILCNWHMAETGQVPDGELEAEFGNSGGGFDRMRFLFPESGPRTDPSEINTSIELNKRKDGRPEITIDIPVYGGGMSFGSVSPITMLAKARAAMAWNTFSCTGEGGYPERLFPYSEHMITQVATGLFGVREETIGMAPIVEFKYAQGAKPGLGGHLLGDKNTPAVALMREAVPGTPLFSPFPFHSVYSVEDHKKHLDWIKHINPRALVSCKVSTPVDVDMVAVGSYHAGANIIHLDGSYGGTGAAPEIAKKNIAMPIEYAISKVHTFLVEEGIRDEVAFIVGGGVRTPWDLAKAIALGADGVVIGTPEMVALGCIRCARCESGKGCARGIASTNPEMVEKMTLEWATQRLINMLNAWRTQLVDILSRFGMKDIKELRGRSDLLEHADYER; from the coding sequence ATGGCTTCGACCATAGATCCAGGCAGGATACATACGGGGAAAGTTGCGGATCTCGGGGTGGAATACCCCCCGAAGCGCGAGGTCCGTCCGGCGCCCGACAGGTTCCGGAACAACCTCAGCAAGTACCGCATCCAACGGAGCGCGGCATGCATCAAGTGCGGGAAGTGCATCGAGGTCTGCCCGCGCGGCGTTCACGTGCGCCGAGAAGGCTACGTGGACTTCCTCAGCGGGTTGGATCATCTGTGCACCGCCGAGAAGTGCAAGGCGAACGGGACGTACTGCGTCGTAATCTGCCCTCAGAAGGCGCTCCGCATCGAGACTACCCCGATCTACAAGTCGCTCGGGGACTACCGGTGGACCGCCGACCTGATACTCTGCAACTGGCACATGGCCGAGACCGGGCAGGTGCCCGACGGAGAACTGGAGGCGGAGTTCGGCAATTCCGGGGGCGGCTTCGACCGAATGCGGTTCCTGTTCCCCGAGAGCGGCCCGCGTACCGACCCGTCCGAGATCAACACCTCGATCGAACTGAACAAACGCAAGGACGGCAGGCCGGAGATCACCATAGACATCCCCGTCTACGGCGGCGGCATGTCGTTCGGCTCCGTCAGCCCCATCACCATGCTGGCCAAGGCCCGGGCGGCGATGGCATGGAACACGTTCAGTTGTACAGGCGAGGGAGGCTATCCCGAGCGGCTGTTCCCGTACAGCGAGCACATGATCACCCAGGTGGCGACGGGCCTGTTCGGCGTGCGCGAGGAGACGATCGGTATGGCGCCGATTGTCGAGTTCAAGTACGCGCAGGGAGCGAAGCCGGGCCTCGGCGGACATCTGCTCGGCGACAAGAATACGCCCGCCGTCGCCCTGATGCGCGAGGCAGTGCCGGGGACCCCGCTCTTCTCGCCGTTCCCTTTCCACAGCGTCTACTCCGTCGAGGACCACAAGAAGCATCTGGACTGGATAAAGCACATCAACCCGCGAGCGCTCGTCTCGTGCAAGGTCTCGACCCCGGTTGACGTGGACATGGTTGCCGTCGGCTCCTATCACGCAGGCGCAAACATCATCCACCTCGACGGGAGTTATGGCGGGACGGGAGCTGCCCCAGAGATCGCAAAGAAAAACATTGCCATGCCGATAGAATACGCGATCTCCAAGGTGCACACTTTCCTGGTCGAGGAAGGCATCCGGGACGAGGTGGCCTTCATCGTCGGAGGCGGGGTGCGCACGCCGTGGGACCTGGCGAAGGCGATCGCCCTCGGGGCGGACGGTGTGGTGATAGGCACGCCGGAGATGGTCGCACTGGGATGTATACGCTGCGCCAGGTGCGAGAGCGGCAAGGGATGCGCGCGAGGCATCGCATCCACGAACCCGGAGATGGTCGAGAAGATGACGCTCGAGTGGGCGACGCAGCGGCTGATCAACATGCTGAACGCGTGGCGCACTCAACTCGTGGACATACTGAGCAGGTTCGGCATGAAGGATATCAAGGAGCTTCGAGGGAGATCCGATCTCCTCGAGCATGCGGACTACGAGCGTTGA